One window of the Melospiza georgiana isolate bMelGeo1 chromosome 14, bMelGeo1.pri, whole genome shotgun sequence genome contains the following:
- the IRX6 gene encoding iroquois-class homeodomain protein IRX-6, with translation MSFSQFGYPYSTTSQFFVPASPSTTCCEAAPRSGPDASSAPAAASLCCAPYESRLLAPGRAELNAALGMYSAPYAAGQGYGNYLPYGAEPAALYTALNPQYEIKDGAGTLHSGIAQPATYYSYDHSLGQYQYDRYGTVDFGGSARRKNATRETTSTLKTWLYEHRKNPYPTKGEKIMLAIITKMTLTQVSTWFANARRRLKKENKMTWSPKNKAGEERKEGTPREDDEYSAEGEGREQKSYKEDKDLRFSDLEEEEEEEEEEAGKPEKGRTSSLQEAPSLGAALPEAPRGDCSLPGPFHAFPCAKAPAADFAPASLAGPPPPYAPAEKPRIWSLARTAGASAARRGSPEGRGAEGGGGAAGEQPLPAKAFRSSAFSLQPLPRSCASHRGLGEPCQFAAAGEGFGRGAKGGPGGTELGGTCLDRLRTAFRPVLRR, from the exons TTCTTCGTGCCCGCCAGCCCCAGCACGACCTGCTGCGAGGCCGCCCCCCGCTCCGGGCCGGATGCCTCCTCGGCGCCGGCCGCCGCCTCGCTGTGCTGCGCCCCGTACGAGAGCCGGCTGCTGGCGCCCGGCCGCGCCGAGCTCAATGCGGCGCTGGGCATGTACAGCGCCCCGTACGCCGCCGGCCAGGGCTACGGCAACTACCTGCCCTACGGCGCCGAGCCCGCCGCGCTCTACACCGCGCTG AACCCCCAGTATGAAATCAAAGACGGCGCCGGCACGTTGCACTCGGGAATCGCGCAGCCCGCTACCTACTACTCCTACGATCATTCCTTGGGGCAGTACCAGTACGACAG GTACGGGACGGTGGATTTCGGTGGTTCAGCCAGACGCAAAAATGCAACGCGAGAGACGACGAGTACTCTCAAGACCTGGCTGTACGAGCACCGCAAAAACCCCTACCCCAccaaaggagagaaaatcaTGCTGGCTATCATCACTAAAATGACCCTGACGCAAGTGTCCACTTGGTTTGCTAACGCCAGACGGAGGcttaagaaagaaaacaaaatgaccTGGTCTCCCAAGAACAAAGCcggggaagagaggaaagaaggaaCCCCGAGGGAAGACGATGAATACAGTGCGGAGGGTGAAGGCAGAG AGCAGAAGAGCTACAAGGAGGACAAGGACCTGCGGTTCAGCgacctggaggaggaggaagaggaggaggaggaggaggcggggAAGCCGGAGAAGGGCCGgaccagctccctgcaggaagcGCCCAGCCTGGGCGCGGCGCTGCCCGAGGCTCCGCGCGGCGATTGCAGCCTGCCCGGCCCCTTCCACGCCTTTCCTTGTGCCAAGGCCCCCGCCGCGGACTTCGCCCCCGCCTCCTTGGCCGGCCCGCCGCCGCCCTACGCGCCCGCGGAGAAGCCGCGCATCTGGTCTCTGGCGCGCACGGCCGGGGCCAGCGCGGCGCgcaggggcagccccgaggGCCGCGGCGCGGAgggaggcggcggcgcggcgggggagcagcccctgcccgccAAGGCCTTCCGGAGCTCCGCTTTCAGCCTGCAGCCGCTCCCGCGGAGCTGCGCGTCCCACCGCGGCCTGGGGGAGCCGTGCCAGTTCGCGGCGGCGGGCGAAG GCTTCGGGCGGGGCGCCAAGGGCGGCCCGGGAGGCACCGAGCTGGGTGGGACGTGCCTGGACAGGCTGCGGACGGCGTTCCGGCCCGTGCTGCGGAGGTGA